The Kiritimatiellia bacterium genome includes the window TGTTGTCGATGGCCGTCTTCTGGCTAGCGCCGATGGCACTGCTCGTTGCGATCCGGGATTTCGGCATGATCGCGCTGTTGAACAGCACGCTGATGTGCATGATCGTGCTGGTTACCGGCCGCGCGAGCTATGCGTTGGCAGGGCTTGCGGCGCTTGCAGGCGCTGCTTTTGTGATCTGGCATTTTGTGCCGCACGGTGCGGGGCGGCTGGATGTGTGGCTCGACCCCTTTGAGGATCCCACGGGGCGCGGATGGCAAATTCTGCAGGGGCTTTCCGCAATGGCCAGCGGCGGGTGGTGGGGAGCCGGCCTGGGCGCGGGGCATCCGACAACGGTGCCAATCGCGTCGTCCGACTTCGTGTATGCCGCGCTGGCTGAGGAACTCGGGTTTGTCGGATGCGGGCTGGTTCTCTCCTCGTATCTGCTGCTCTTCCATCGCGGCTACCGCATCGCCGATAGCCTGAAAGACCCGTTCCCGCAGGCGCTCGCCACCGGCCTGACGACGATCCTCGCGCTGCAAACTCTGTTCAACATCGGCGGAGTCACGAAAGCGCTGCCGCTGACCGGCCTGACCCTGCCGTTCATCAGCCATGGCGGCAGTTCACTCGTCACGAGCCTCGTAATGTTGGGAATTCTGCTCGCACTATCAGACTCGAGCGGACTAAGCCGCTCCAAAAAATAAGGCCGCCCGCCAGTAGCGAGCGCCGGCGGGCGGCCGTACTGTTTCGTTGGTTGCGTCTCAGATCAGAATAGATAGACAGCGCTCAGCCGTATCCGCTGATCGGCAGACCCGGCCAGTCCCTTATCGCGATCGGAAAGCGGAAGATCCAACGCGGCATTGAGCGAAAAATGCTCTCCAAGTGTGATCTGGGTGGAGGGGGCAACGTAGGAGGAGGATTTGTCAGAGCCGGATACCTTTTCTCCCCTTATTTCATTTTCGGCGCGCCACTCGCCACTCAGTTCCAGCCCCGCCCAGATGGCGTCCGTGAAATAGTAGCCTCCTGCGATGCGGGCTATAATTTCGTCGCCGAATTTGAAGTCATGGTCGCCTTCCGTACGAAGATTGTATTGACCGTCGGCGAAAAAGCCCCAACTGCCTTGTCTCCACAAGCCGCGCAGGCCGAGGACGCCATCCCACGATCCCGAACCCGGCGCCACATGATGGCCTCCGGAATGGTGGGTGTGGCCGACATCAGACGCTCCGGCTGATGTTTCGGCAGATCCATGCTTATCCGAATGGGATTGCCCGTGATGTTCATGTCCGGCGTGACCAACAAGCCGTCCGGATATCCCGCTGTGCATGTCTGAAGATCCGCCGTTGGCGGCGTGATGGTGACCCATCGATTC containing:
- a CDS encoding FtsW/RodA/SpoVE family cell cycle protein, which encodes LSMAVFWLAPMALLVAIRDFGMIALLNSTLMCMIVLVTGRASYALAGLAALAGAAFVIWHFVPHGAGRLDVWLDPFEDPTGRGWQILQGLSAMASGGWWGAGLGAGHPTTVPIASSDFVYAALAEELGFVGCGLVLSSYLLLFHRGYRIADSLKDPFPQALATGLTTILALQTLFNIGGVTKALPLTGLTLPFISHGGSSLVTSLVMLGILLALSDSSGLSRSKK
- a CDS encoding transporter; its protein translation is MNLSFHLLKYHEVFVMNKYLLIFVCTFMGFVAGTYSCDIHGTPTLPVGSVKDSTAAGMHIHQSLYDEDNGDFRSLSVQAIVAGRFSSVWGWQLAVPYVDRELGEDSESGLGDATALLFYRLWEKHDDAPALLDLYAGVKLPTGDSDRLAEESMGHHHAANGGSSDMHSGISGRLVGHAGHEHHGQSHSDKHGSAETSAGASDVGHTHHSGGHHVAPGSGSWDGVLGLRGLWRQGSWGFFADGQYNLRTEGDHDFKFGDEIIARIAGGYYFTDAIWAGLELSGEWRAENEIRGEKVSGSDKSSSYVAPSTQITLGEHFSLNAALDLPLSDRDKGLAGSADQRIRLSAVYLF